The following are from one region of the Deferribacterota bacterium genome:
- the dsrB gene encoding dissimilatory-type sulfite reductase subunit beta encodes MSEQNKRITDIGVPDYNKFLPPIIKNNYGKWSYHKVIKSGVLMHVAENGDKIYSVRAGSPRLLSSERIRNFAELAEKYCDGFLRFTTRNNVEFLVTNEDNVEPLINELNKLGFPVGGINNTLGNVIHTQGWLHCHTSASDASGVVKAIMDELYDYFINPVLPAKIRMAFACCLNMCGSVATSDIALVAVHRTPPKVDDEKIRNICEIPNVIASCPVNAIRPKVVEGKQSVEVDEDLCFYCGNCYTVCAAMPLADPLNDGLAIFVGGKVSNTRTKPAFSKLAIPFLPNNPPRWPEVVDAVKTIVETYKNGAEKGERVGEWIDRIGWPKFFEITGFEFTKYHIDDFRLAECTLNYSNHTTL; translated from the coding sequence ATGAGTGAACAAAATAAAAGAATAACAGATATTGGAGTACCTGATTATAATAAATTTTTACCCCCAATAATAAAAAATAATTATGGCAAGTGGTCTTACCATAAGGTTATTAAATCTGGTGTATTAATGCATGTAGCTGAAAATGGTGATAAGATATATTCTGTTAGGGCTGGTTCTCCTAGATTGTTGAGTTCTGAAAGGATTAGAAATTTTGCTGAACTTGCTGAAAAATACTGTGATGGTTTTCTAAGATTTACTACTCGCAATAATGTTGAATTTCTTGTAACTAATGAAGATAATGTAGAACCTCTTATAAATGAGCTCAATAAACTAGGTTTTCCCGTTGGAGGTATTAATAATACGCTAGGCAACGTAATCCATACCCAAGGCTGGCTTCACTGTCATACTTCAGCAAGTGATGCAAGTGGTGTAGTTAAGGCTATAATGGATGAACTATATGATTATTTTATAAATCCAGTACTACCTGCAAAAATAAGAATGGCTTTTGCATGCTGCCTTAATATGTGTGGTTCAGTTGCTACAAGTGATATAGCTTTAGTAGCAGTGCATAGAACCCCACCAAAGGTAGATGATGAAAAAATAAGGAATATATGTGAAATCCCTAATGTTATTGCATCTTGCCCAGTTAATGCTATTAGGCCAAAGGTAGTAGAAGGTAAACAGTCTGTTGAGGTTGATGAAGATCTATGTTTCTATTGTGGGAATTGCTATACCGTTTGTGCTGCAATGCCTCTAGCTGATCCATTAAATGATGGTCTTGCAATATTTGTTGGTGGAAAGGTCTCAAATACTAGAACAAAACCTGCCTTTTCAAAATTAGCAATACCATTTCTACCAAATAATCCACCTCGTTGGCCTGAGGTAGTTGATGCAGTAAAGACAATTGTTGAAACCTATAAAAATGGTGCAGAAAAAGGTGAAAGGGTAGGAGAGTGGATTGATAGGATAGGTTGGCCAAAATTTTTTGAGATTACTG